In Myxococcales bacterium, one genomic interval encodes:
- the asd gene encoding aspartate-semialdehyde dehydrogenase produces the protein MADIGFVGWRGMVGSVLLERMRAEGDFAGIVPRFYSTSQVGKPAPDVGCDAPPLADAYDIAVLARHDAIVSCQGSDYTKQVLPQLRRNGWEGYWIDAARTKRMDDDSVIILDPVNRSVIDRGIEKGIKNYIGGNCTVSLMLMGLDGLFRNGWVEWITAMTYQSASGAGAKGMIELMNQIHALSNGCAELQSDPAASALDIDKRFGTVMGGDSYPTEIFGVPLAGSLIPWIDAPMEEGSTLEEWKAHAEGNKILGSDPAIPIDGICVRVGAMRCHSQAFTVKLNSDVPLDEIESALAEANDWVSLIPNEVNATREKLTPAAVTGSLTIPIGRVRKLRMGPEYLGAFSVGDQLLWGAAEPLRRMLGILRES, from the coding sequence ATTGCAGACATCGGATTTGTGGGTTGGCGGGGAATGGTCGGCTCGGTCTTGCTCGAGCGAATGCGCGCCGAAGGCGACTTCGCGGGCATTGTGCCGCGCTTCTACTCGACTTCTCAGGTAGGGAAACCGGCCCCGGACGTCGGGTGCGACGCACCCCCGCTCGCCGACGCCTACGATATAGCAGTCCTGGCGCGCCACGATGCAATCGTCAGCTGTCAGGGAAGCGACTACACAAAACAAGTCTTGCCTCAGCTAAGGCGCAACGGCTGGGAGGGTTATTGGATCGACGCCGCGCGCACCAAGAGAATGGACGACGACAGCGTGATCATTCTCGACCCGGTGAATCGTTCTGTGATCGATCGCGGAATCGAGAAGGGCATCAAGAACTACATCGGCGGAAACTGCACGGTGAGTCTCATGCTGATGGGCCTCGACGGCTTGTTCCGCAACGGCTGGGTGGAGTGGATAACCGCCATGACTTACCAGTCTGCATCCGGAGCCGGCGCCAAGGGAATGATCGAGTTGATGAACCAGATACACGCCCTCAGCAACGGGTGTGCAGAATTACAGTCAGATCCGGCGGCGAGCGCCCTCGATATCGACAAACGATTCGGAACCGTGATGGGCGGCGACAGCTACCCCACCGAGATATTCGGTGTCCCCCTGGCGGGGAGTCTGATCCCATGGATCGACGCTCCCATGGAAGAAGGTTCGACACTCGAAGAGTGGAAGGCTCACGCCGAGGGCAATAAAATTCTCGGCAGCGACCCCGCGATTCCGATCGACGGCATTTGTGTGCGAGTCGGCGCCATGCGCTGTCACAGTCAAGCGTTTACTGTCAAACTCAATTCGGATGTTCCGCTGGATGAAATCGAGAGCGCGCTGGCCGAGGCAAACGACTGGGTTTCACTCATTCCGAACGAAGTGAATGCCACGCGGGAGAAGCTCACGCCGGCCGCGGTGACGGGTAGCTTGACGATTCCAATCGGTCGGGTGCGAAAGCTTCGGATGGGCCCCGAATACCTCGGCGCGTTCAGCGTGGGCGACCAATTGCTCTGGGGGGCAGCTGAACCTCTCCGGAGGATGCTGGGCATCCTTCGCGAGAGCTAG
- a CDS encoding ABC transporter substrate-binding protein, whose protein sequence is MVEPDLRHNRIAGLILVVLTATVLEAFPSRAAGPASVPDPSLAPALDPALDPALDPKTTAAHGLVTEIIDLVIAELSNEEVEQPAKVKAIELIVFNNFDFRTISRLVLARNYKRFSKDQRRDFEEQFKHYLSRFYGSRLVGYADESVEVRGARLEKRGDVTVTTRVVGGDVDGIEMNYRVRNRNDTWKIIDVTIEGVSTVSNFRSQFREIIRQGGPDELLNMLRQKASEDAAADS, encoded by the coding sequence ATGGTGGAACCTGATCTCCGACACAATCGAATTGCAGGACTGATTCTCGTCGTGCTGACCGCCACGGTGCTCGAGGCTTTTCCGTCGCGCGCAGCAGGGCCAGCTTCCGTACCTGACCCGTCACTGGCTCCGGCGCTTGATCCCGCGCTTGATCCCGCACTGGATCCAAAGACAACAGCCGCCCACGGACTTGTGACTGAGATCATCGACCTCGTTATCGCGGAACTATCGAATGAGGAGGTCGAGCAACCAGCCAAGGTCAAGGCCATCGAGTTGATCGTGTTCAACAATTTTGATTTTCGCACGATCTCACGCCTGGTCCTCGCGCGAAACTACAAGCGATTTTCGAAGGACCAGCGGCGGGACTTCGAAGAACAATTCAAACACTATCTTTCGCGATTCTATGGCTCGCGGCTGGTTGGTTACGCGGACGAATCGGTCGAAGTCAGAGGTGCACGTCTCGAGAAGCGCGGGGACGTTACGGTCACGACCCGGGTCGTCGGGGGCGACGTCGACGGGATCGAGATGAACTACCGCGTTCGCAACCGCAACGACACCTGGAAAATCATCGACGTGACGATCGAGGGGGTCAGCACCGTTTCGAATTTCCGTTCGCAATTCAGGGAAATCATTCGCCAGGGCGGACCCGACGAACTGCTGAACATGCTGCGACAGAAAGCGTCCGAAGACGCTGCTGCGGACTCCTAG
- a CDS encoding DoxX family protein, which yields MLNLPESIAKRIGLFGLAVLFPGMGALHFASTDSFIATMPAYLPLQLELVYLSGMFEIAFGIGVLVPRLRRHAGYGLVLLLIAVFPANVNMALHPDQFLADGVSAAALYGRLPFQLLLIYWAIWATRPDPVESLDRMC from the coding sequence ATGCTGAATCTGCCCGAGAGTATTGCGAAACGAATCGGCCTTTTTGGCTTGGCGGTTTTATTCCCCGGAATGGGCGCACTCCATTTTGCCAGCACCGATTCGTTTATTGCTACCATGCCCGCCTACCTGCCACTCCAACTCGAATTGGTCTATCTGAGTGGAATGTTCGAGATCGCTTTCGGCATTGGCGTATTGGTGCCGAGATTGAGGCGACACGCGGGATACGGCCTGGTGCTGCTTTTGATCGCCGTGTTCCCGGCGAACGTCAACATGGCCTTGCATCCCGATCAATTCCTCGCCGACGGCGTTTCAGCTGCCGCCCTCTACGGGAGGCTTCCGTTCCAGCTTCTCCTTATCTACTGGGCTATCTGGGCGACCCGGCCCGACCCGGTGGAGTCGCTTGACCGGATGTGTTAG
- a CDS encoding sodium-dependent transporter: MQKDASTQSDSTGGSQTSIGRDQWTSRVGVILAVAGSAIGLGNFLRFPGQAAANGGGAFMIPYFIAFLLLGIPICWAEWTMGRMGGRAGFHSSPAIYGKIAGSRSWRYMGALGVLIPIIIYMYYVVIESWCLGYAIAYLTGAIDLGSDPGAYAEQSAAFFGDFVGIGGNGLIYDGAIDTGFLLWGFVFAINFALIYRGVSKGIESFCKIAVPLMAVCAVIVLIRVLTLGTPNPELPDQNVLNGLGFMWNPKASGNAASWLGGLADPGIWLAATGQIFFSLSVGFGIIINYASYLGRDKDVVLSGLTASSTNEFFEVCLGGLITIPAAFIFLGAAGASGSTFGLGFNALPVVFVHMSGGAFFGFLWFFMLFLAAITSSLSMLQPGIAFLEEGLNIGRKASVTLLGALTGAGSLFVIYFSEGLAALDTMDFWAGTALIFVLATLQVILFGWVLGVDKGIEEAHRGAQLQLPKIFGFVIKYVSPVYLLTIFVFWCRDNLPDYIENLKKGGVPLMAVGIIVAVFILFLVLVRIAGKRWDQQDSAAS; the protein is encoded by the coding sequence ATGCAGAAAGACGCTTCGACCCAGTCCGATTCGACTGGGGGTTCTCAAACCTCGATTGGACGTGATCAGTGGACTAGCCGCGTCGGCGTGATCCTGGCTGTCGCAGGATCGGCGATCGGTCTCGGGAACTTTTTGCGCTTCCCGGGCCAGGCGGCCGCCAACGGCGGCGGCGCCTTCATGATCCCCTATTTCATCGCCTTCCTGCTGCTGGGCATTCCGATCTGCTGGGCCGAATGGACCATGGGTCGGATGGGTGGACGCGCAGGCTTTCATTCGAGTCCCGCGATCTACGGCAAGATCGCCGGCTCGCGCAGTTGGCGCTACATGGGCGCGCTCGGGGTCTTGATTCCCATCATCATCTACATGTACTACGTCGTCATCGAATCCTGGTGCCTCGGCTATGCGATCGCCTACCTGACGGGTGCGATCGATCTGGGCAGCGACCCGGGAGCCTACGCAGAGCAAAGTGCCGCCTTCTTCGGTGACTTCGTCGGCATTGGGGGCAACGGCCTGATTTACGACGGTGCAATCGACACTGGCTTCCTGCTCTGGGGGTTCGTCTTTGCCATCAACTTTGCGCTGATCTACCGCGGCGTCTCGAAGGGGATCGAATCTTTTTGCAAGATCGCGGTGCCGCTGATGGCGGTCTGCGCGGTGATCGTATTGATTCGCGTGCTGACCCTGGGGACGCCCAACCCCGAACTTCCCGACCAGAACGTGCTCAACGGCCTGGGCTTCATGTGGAACCCGAAGGCGTCGGGAAACGCCGCGTCGTGGCTCGGGGGCCTGGCGGATCCCGGGATCTGGCTTGCGGCCACGGGACAGATCTTTTTCAGCTTGTCCGTCGGTTTCGGCATCATCATCAACTACGCGAGCTATCTCGGCCGGGACAAAGACGTGGTGCTCTCCGGCCTGACCGCGTCATCCACCAACGAGTTCTTCGAGGTATGCCTGGGCGGATTGATCACGATTCCAGCCGCGTTCATCTTTCTCGGCGCAGCGGGGGCCAGCGGCTCCACCTTCGGCCTTGGCTTCAACGCGCTGCCGGTAGTCTTCGTCCACATGTCCGGCGGAGCATTCTTCGGTTTCCTCTGGTTCTTCATGCTGTTTCTCGCGGCAATCACCAGCAGCTTGTCCATGTTGCAGCCGGGCATCGCATTCCTCGAAGAGGGACTCAACATCGGCCGCAAGGCATCGGTGACCCTGCTGGGCGCACTGACCGGCGCCGGCTCCTTGTTCGTGATCTACTTCAGCGAAGGACTCGCCGCCCTCGACACCATGGACTTCTGGGCCGGCACCGCCTTGATCTTCGTACTTGCAACGCTTCAAGTGATTTTGTTTGGCTGGGTTCTCGGAGTCGACAAAGGAATCGAGGAAGCTCATCGCGGAGCCCAACTACAACTGCCCAAGATTTTCGGCTTCGTCATCAAGTACGTCTCTCCGGTCTACCTGCTCACAATCTTCGTATTCTGGTGCAGAGACAATCTCCCCGACTACATCGAAAACCTGAAAAAAGGCGGCGTCCCACTGATGGCCGTCGGCATAATCGTCGCTGTCTTCATCCTGTTCCTGGTGCTGGTGAGGATCGCCGGCAAGCGTTGGGATCAACAAGACTCGGCTGCGAGTTAG
- a CDS encoding VacJ family lipoprotein, producing the protein MSAPAPAADRVLLFPMELLSKVLLPMKLLPKAVVQSAWMLILLACVIAAGGCATRSEADPWEGFNRGTFAFNEAVDVYAFEPAATVWDFVLPDFVEKGIGNLFDHVNQPVVLVHNLLQGKPAAAGVDFVRFIANTIFGFGGIVDVASMEGVPENDEDWGQTLAVWGVASGPYLELPFLGPSTPRSAIGLVADAFSSPYSYFIPFWSSATITGTELLNSRAKVLDQMARERRDAFDWYVFRRDAYLQNLKSKVNDGAGLEPVDEEELYYYDDFEDSDDEDVNGGT; encoded by the coding sequence ATGAGTGCCCCAGCACCTGCCGCCGACCGCGTTCTGTTGTTTCCAATGGAGTTGTTGTCGAAGGTATTGTTGCCAATGAAACTGTTGCCCAAGGCAGTGGTGCAATCAGCATGGATGCTCATCTTGCTGGCATGCGTGATCGCTGCGGGCGGTTGTGCGACCCGATCTGAAGCCGATCCCTGGGAAGGCTTCAATCGCGGGACATTCGCCTTCAACGAGGCCGTGGACGTTTACGCATTCGAGCCCGCGGCAACGGTCTGGGATTTCGTCCTTCCCGATTTCGTCGAAAAGGGGATCGGGAACCTGTTCGACCATGTCAACCAACCCGTCGTTCTGGTTCACAACCTCCTGCAGGGCAAACCCGCCGCCGCCGGAGTGGATTTTGTGCGGTTCATTGCAAATACGATTTTCGGTTTCGGAGGGATTGTAGACGTTGCTTCCATGGAAGGCGTGCCCGAGAACGATGAAGACTGGGGACAGACCCTGGCCGTCTGGGGTGTTGCGTCGGGGCCGTACCTGGAACTTCCTTTCCTCGGACCTTCAACGCCTCGCTCGGCCATTGGATTGGTCGCAGACGCCTTTAGCTCGCCCTATTCGTACTTCATTCCCTTCTGGTCCAGTGCGACAATCACTGGAACGGAGCTGCTCAATTCGCGCGCCAAAGTTCTCGATCAGATGGCACGGGAGCGCCGGGACGCATTCGACTGGTATGTCTTTCGCCGCGACGCGTATTTGCAGAACCTGAAGAGCAAGGTGAATGATGGAGCCGGGTTGGAACCCGTGGACGAAGAGGAACTCTATTACTACGATGATTTCGAAGACTCAGACGACGAGGACGTCAATGGTGGAACCTGA
- a CDS encoding sigma-54-dependent Fis family transcriptional regulator, giving the protein MQGTILVVDDELAICTMLVREFRNCGLECQYATNPETGLELLKSQNFDLVITDLRMPGMDGLEFLSRAKRIRPTCEIVMITAYATVATAREALKRGAVDYLTKPFSVADELRPLVRRVLEERTLDAIEPVAVATATEPTPPSPDRAIDSVVASGKSMRRVVERARRVAASEASVLLQGESGTGKEVIANLIHSLSPRRDKPFVKINCAALPEGLLESEFFGYAKGAFTGAAGSRIGLFQVAHGGTLMLDEIGELSMSFQPKLLRVLQEGEFHRIGDSLRPVTVDVRIIAATNRDLKAAMEAGMFRSDLYYRLNVVPIELPPLREHIEDLGPLVDHFTKLLGKGRKLDFNDEALELLKCYPWPGNTRELANAVEYALVMSEGPQACIDDLPVAIQDYSQMHNDSSIASGDASNTLEAIEKRSILQAMEKQEFNRTRAARLLGVTRRTLGYRIAKYGLGDELEQRSLQPPSPKRAAMARTRPAPHLSPGFSRGHGLSGEN; this is encoded by the coding sequence GTGCAAGGCACAATCCTGGTCGTCGACGACGAATTGGCCATTTGCACAATGTTGGTGCGAGAGTTTCGCAACTGCGGGTTGGAGTGCCAGTACGCCACAAACCCGGAGACCGGCCTTGAGCTGCTCAAGAGCCAGAACTTCGATCTCGTGATCACGGACCTGCGGATGCCGGGGATGGACGGCCTCGAATTTCTGAGTCGAGCCAAGCGCATCCGTCCAACCTGTGAAATTGTCATGATCACTGCGTATGCCACCGTGGCAACGGCGCGTGAAGCACTCAAGCGTGGCGCGGTCGATTACCTCACCAAGCCATTTTCGGTTGCTGATGAATTGCGTCCGCTGGTGCGCAGGGTTCTCGAAGAGCGAACGTTGGACGCGATCGAACCTGTTGCGGTGGCTACGGCTACCGAGCCAACGCCGCCCAGTCCCGATCGAGCCATTGATAGTGTCGTGGCGAGCGGTAAATCAATGAGAAGGGTTGTCGAGCGTGCTCGGCGTGTCGCTGCATCCGAAGCGTCCGTGTTACTGCAGGGGGAGTCGGGGACTGGTAAGGAAGTCATCGCGAATTTGATTCACAGCCTGTCGCCTCGACGTGACAAGCCCTTCGTCAAGATCAACTGCGCCGCCCTCCCCGAAGGATTGCTCGAGAGCGAATTTTTCGGCTATGCGAAGGGTGCATTTACCGGAGCCGCAGGAAGTCGCATCGGGCTCTTTCAGGTGGCGCACGGCGGGACGTTGATGCTGGACGAGATCGGCGAACTCTCGATGAGTTTTCAACCCAAATTGCTCCGAGTCCTACAAGAGGGAGAGTTTCATCGCATCGGCGACTCGTTGCGTCCGGTGACCGTCGATGTCCGCATCATTGCTGCGACCAATCGCGATCTGAAAGCTGCAATGGAGGCCGGCATGTTCCGGAGCGATCTCTATTATCGGCTCAATGTCGTGCCCATCGAGTTGCCGCCCCTGCGCGAACACATCGAAGACCTCGGACCGCTGGTAGACCACTTCACCAAATTGTTGGGCAAAGGGCGCAAACTGGATTTCAACGACGAAGCCCTGGAGTTGTTGAAGTGTTATCCCTGGCCGGGGAATACGCGAGAACTCGCAAACGCCGTGGAGTACGCCCTGGTGATGAGCGAGGGGCCCCAGGCGTGCATTGACGATCTTCCCGTTGCGATTCAAGACTATTCCCAGATGCACAACGATTCTTCAATTGCATCCGGTGACGCATCCAACACCCTCGAAGCGATCGAAAAGCGAAGCATTCTGCAAGCCATGGAAAAACAGGAATTCAATCGCACTCGAGCGGCACGGCTACTGGGTGTAACGCGACGAACCTTGGGCTACCGAATCGCCAAGTACGGCCTGGGCGACGAACTCGAGCAACGGTCTCTGCAACCCCCCTCACCAAAGCGCGCAGCCATGGCGAGAACCAGACCGGCCCCGCATCTATCTCCGGGCTTCTCTCGAGGGCACGGGCTAAGCGGCGAGAATTAG
- a CDS encoding CoA transferase produces MPDNERWPFAGLRVVDLATEIAGPYATKLLVDAGANVIKVESPQGDPLRRWSASGAELAAGDDGPLFEFLNASKRSVVIDLDTVEGRAALLDLAATADLLIESFAPGTLDELGLSLAVLQQRNPGLSLVSITPFGQTGPWRDRPSSEFTLQAAVGSTDYRGLPGRKPVATGGRLGEWVVGAYAAVGGLCAWLSAGKTGAGQYVDVSSFEALVLSMTVYHDLNGQWTQGRLPRGIDLPSIEPAKDGWVGFCTITGQQWVDFCAMIGQQEMAEDRSYLDGHHRMEHLDFIQNIVHSWTRERTVDEIVELATMLRVPVAPVGNGRTLPDVDHFAARGTFRKNEKGVVQPRPPYLFEKSELRPPGPSPSLGQHTQEVLDEVAGYEGEFAERTAGTPLPLDGLRVLDLTTFWAGPLCTCLLSDMGADVLKVESIQRPDGMRFAGARPVEQMWEWSAVFAGANTGKRGVTLQFDSPEGLSLLKQLIEKADIVIENFSARVMENFGLGWEAVREINPEIIMVRMPAFGLDGPWRDRPGFAMTIEQASGLAWLTGYEDLPLVIRGVCDPVGGMHAVIALLAALEHRKRTGEGQLIEVPLVEVALNLAAEQVIEYSAFGEVLCRDENRSPAAAPQGVYSCANGAELALSISTDEQWKALCALMGDAALSADASLEDRAGRRKEHDRIDEKLELWLAEQSIDRVVEQLLDAGVPASPLINGHQLMPNPQLLHREFFQNMQHPTTGDTRYPGFPMNFSILGKQLHSAPPPTLGQNNDQMLKEELGLSDEEVEVLREKKVIGERPTFM; encoded by the coding sequence ATGCCGGACAATGAGCGGTGGCCCTTTGCGGGGCTGCGAGTCGTAGATCTCGCGACGGAAATTGCCGGACCGTATGCGACGAAGCTCCTGGTCGACGCGGGCGCGAACGTAATCAAGGTGGAGTCACCCCAGGGCGATCCGTTGCGCCGCTGGTCAGCGTCGGGAGCTGAACTCGCCGCTGGCGACGACGGCCCCTTGTTCGAATTTTTGAACGCTTCGAAGCGCAGTGTCGTCATTGATCTCGATACGGTGGAGGGCAGGGCGGCCCTGCTCGACCTGGCGGCGACGGCGGACCTCCTGATCGAAAGTTTTGCACCCGGTACCCTGGATGAACTTGGGCTTTCGCTCGCTGTTCTTCAGCAACGCAACCCGGGGCTCTCGCTGGTTTCGATCACTCCCTTTGGCCAGACTGGCCCCTGGCGCGACAGGCCCAGCAGCGAATTTACGCTGCAGGCTGCGGTCGGCTCGACGGATTACCGAGGCCTTCCCGGTCGCAAGCCGGTGGCAACGGGAGGGCGACTCGGCGAATGGGTGGTCGGAGCCTACGCTGCGGTGGGGGGATTGTGCGCATGGCTTTCGGCCGGAAAGACTGGCGCAGGTCAATACGTTGACGTGTCGAGTTTCGAAGCCCTGGTGTTGTCGATGACGGTTTATCACGACCTGAACGGCCAGTGGACCCAGGGTCGATTGCCGCGGGGTATCGATCTTCCGTCGATCGAGCCGGCCAAGGACGGCTGGGTGGGGTTTTGCACGATCACGGGTCAGCAGTGGGTCGACTTCTGCGCCATGATCGGCCAACAAGAAATGGCCGAAGATCGCTCCTACCTCGATGGGCATCATCGGATGGAACATCTTGATTTCATTCAGAATATCGTCCACAGCTGGACCCGAGAACGGACTGTAGACGAAATTGTCGAGTTGGCGACAATGCTGCGTGTGCCGGTGGCACCCGTCGGCAACGGACGCACTCTGCCCGATGTCGATCACTTCGCCGCGCGAGGAACGTTTCGGAAAAACGAGAAGGGCGTAGTGCAGCCGCGACCGCCTTACCTGTTCGAGAAGAGTGAGCTGCGCCCCCCCGGACCCTCGCCCTCGCTGGGGCAACACACACAAGAAGTGCTCGACGAAGTCGCCGGGTACGAGGGTGAGTTTGCAGAGCGTACGGCTGGCACCCCGCTTCCCCTCGATGGACTGCGCGTGCTCGACCTGACGACCTTTTGGGCTGGACCGCTTTGCACGTGCTTGTTGTCAGACATGGGTGCCGATGTGCTCAAGGTCGAATCCATTCAGCGCCCCGACGGCATGCGCTTTGCCGGTGCCCGACCCGTCGAGCAGATGTGGGAATGGTCGGCGGTCTTCGCCGGCGCCAATACGGGCAAACGCGGTGTCACCCTCCAGTTCGACAGTCCGGAAGGTCTGTCGTTGTTGAAGCAGTTGATTGAAAAAGCGGACATCGTGATCGAAAACTTCTCTGCGCGGGTGATGGAAAACTTTGGCCTCGGCTGGGAAGCGGTGCGCGAGATCAATCCCGAGATCATCATGGTGCGTATGCCCGCGTTCGGGCTCGACGGTCCGTGGCGGGATCGTCCCGGGTTCGCGATGACGATTGAACAGGCGAGTGGGTTGGCCTGGTTGACGGGCTATGAAGATCTCCCACTGGTAATCCGCGGGGTGTGCGATCCGGTGGGCGGCATGCATGCGGTCATTGCGCTGTTGGCGGCTCTGGAACATCGGAAGCGAACCGGTGAGGGACAGTTGATCGAGGTCCCCCTGGTCGAGGTTGCACTGAATCTCGCGGCAGAGCAGGTGATCGAGTACTCGGCGTTTGGCGAAGTTCTTTGCCGCGACGAAAATCGTTCACCGGCAGCTGCGCCCCAGGGCGTCTACTCGTGCGCGAACGGTGCTGAACTTGCCCTTTCGATCTCAACCGACGAGCAGTGGAAGGCACTTTGCGCATTGATGGGCGATGCAGCGCTGAGCGCTGATGCATCGCTCGAGGATCGGGCGGGTCGCCGGAAGGAACACGATCGAATCGACGAGAAATTGGAGCTGTGGCTGGCCGAACAATCGATCGATCGAGTGGTCGAGCAGTTGCTCGACGCGGGTGTGCCGGCTTCTCCACTCATCAACGGCCACCAGTTGATGCCCAATCCGCAACTCTTGCACCGCGAGTTCTTTCAGAACATGCAGCATCCAACTACCGGAGATACTCGCTATCCGGGCTTCCCGATGAATTTTTCAATTCTGGGAAAACAGCTCCACAGCGCACCGCCTCCGACCCTCGGTCAAAACAATGACCAGATGTTGAAGGAAGAACTGGGCCTGTCTGATGAAGAGGTCGAAGTTCTTCGAGAAAAGAAGGTCATCGGCGAACGTCCGACCTTCATGTAG
- a CDS encoding GMC family oxidoreductase — MADPYDAIVVGTGFASSFFLHRLLEGLDPTARVLVLEAGRRLPHAWQLAHPQGLEKLARDTFINRTPEKPWIVQRAFGGGSNCWWACTPRLLPNDFRLRSTYAVAKDWPIGYDDLEESYCQAEELMSVAGPSDDSPFPRSRPYPLPAHRMSDPDKLLKRAFPGSFYAQPTARPSRNVPGKRPQCCNSGVCQLCPIDSKFTIENSMRHVYLDQRVQLETNALVQRVDTQNGLATGVQYLRNGREHMARGELVALGASAIFNPHILKRSGLEHPELGRNLHEQTSIKVSVLLDGVDNFQGGSSITGHGYMLYDGPWRKESPAILIETWNVPRLRNERGKWRHLLKLMCIVEQYPRRENRVELASEDPTRPAVTFKKKNSDTDKALATLERELPILMGKLPVEDVIIAKDFVETDAHVLGTVVMGDDPLLSVVDRYLIHHRVRNLLVLGGSAFPTSSPANPTLTLSALSLWAADHLIQ, encoded by the coding sequence ATGGCGGACCCATATGATGCCATTGTCGTTGGAACCGGGTTTGCCTCGTCGTTTTTCCTGCATCGTCTGCTCGAGGGCTTGGACCCCACAGCGCGAGTTCTGGTGCTGGAAGCTGGTCGACGACTTCCGCACGCGTGGCAACTCGCTCATCCCCAGGGCCTCGAAAAACTGGCGCGAGATACCTTCATCAACCGCACCCCAGAGAAGCCGTGGATTGTCCAACGTGCCTTCGGCGGGGGGTCGAACTGTTGGTGGGCCTGCACTCCGCGATTGCTACCAAACGACTTCAGGCTCAGGTCTACCTACGCCGTGGCCAAGGATTGGCCAATTGGATACGACGACCTCGAAGAATCTTACTGTCAGGCGGAAGAGCTGATGTCCGTTGCCGGGCCGAGCGACGATTCTCCTTTCCCCCGCAGTCGCCCCTACCCGCTTCCGGCGCATCGCATGAGCGATCCCGACAAGCTGCTGAAGCGCGCTTTCCCCGGATCCTTCTACGCCCAACCCACCGCCCGTCCCTCGCGAAACGTCCCGGGCAAACGTCCCCAATGCTGTAACAGCGGGGTCTGTCAGCTCTGCCCGATCGATTCCAAGTTCACGATTGAAAACTCAATGCGGCACGTCTATCTCGACCAGAGAGTTCAGCTCGAAACGAACGCGCTGGTACAGCGCGTCGACACCCAAAATGGTTTGGCAACCGGCGTTCAATACTTGCGCAACGGGCGCGAACACATGGCCCGTGGCGAACTGGTGGCTCTTGGCGCCAGTGCGATCTTCAACCCGCACATATTGAAACGGTCTGGGCTCGAACATCCCGAACTCGGTCGCAATCTTCACGAACAGACTTCGATCAAGGTCAGCGTATTGCTCGACGGCGTAGACAATTTCCAGGGTGGCTCGAGCATTACCGGCCATGGCTACATGCTCTACGACGGTCCCTGGCGCAAAGAGAGTCCCGCGATCCTGATCGAAACCTGGAACGTGCCGCGCCTGCGCAACGAACGGGGAAAGTGGCGCCATTTGCTAAAACTCATGTGCATCGTCGAACAATACCCGCGGCGGGAAAATCGCGTGGAATTGGCGAGCGAAGATCCGACTCGACCTGCGGTTACGTTCAAAAAGAAAAACTCGGATACCGACAAAGCGCTGGCCACCCTCGAGCGAGAGCTTCCGATCCTCATGGGTAAACTTCCCGTCGAGGACGTGATCATCGCCAAAGACTTCGTGGAGACCGATGCCCACGTGCTCGGCACGGTGGTGATGGGGGACGATCCTCTACTGAGCGTGGTAGACCGATACTTGATTCACCACCGAGTGCGCAACCTGTTGGTGCTCGGGGGCAGCGCGTTCCCAACCTCATCCCCGGCGAATCCCACGCTCACACTCTCAGCGCTATCGCTCTGGGCAGCGGATCACCTCATTCAATGA
- a CDS encoding transposase, with translation MAVIKQLELADYVLQKRMTSGHGGPRKGAGAKRVGRGQVPHRQRTNFNKLTPAHVTLRVVKGLSNLRQRSLVMEVRETFAQGCERGDFRLVEYSIQHNHLHMIVEAESQDALSRGMKSIAARFALAVNRVFKRTGQVIAGRYHVQLLTSPQQVRNALRYVLLNIRKHFKQRNGHAPPVKIDEASSGSQFDGWRRCGLIDLSAIPG, from the coding sequence ATGGCAGTAATCAAGCAGCTCGAACTCGCTGACTATGTCTTGCAGAAGCGCATGACCTCTGGGCATGGCGGGCCGCGCAAAGGGGCAGGGGCCAAGCGGGTTGGGCGGGGCCAGGTGCCTCATCGACAGCGAACTAATTTCAATAAACTCACTCCCGCTCATGTGACGTTGCGTGTTGTAAAGGGACTCTCGAACCTTCGGCAACGATCGCTCGTGATGGAAGTGCGGGAGACATTCGCCCAGGGGTGTGAGCGCGGCGATTTCCGGTTGGTTGAGTATTCCATCCAGCACAATCATCTTCACATGATCGTCGAGGCCGAGTCTCAGGATGCCCTCTCCCGGGGCATGAAGTCGATTGCTGCTCGGTTTGCATTGGCGGTGAATCGTGTCTTCAAGCGCACCGGTCAGGTGATCGCAGGCCGTTATCACGTTCAGCTTCTCACGTCGCCCCAGCAGGTGCGCAACGCGCTTCGCTACGTGCTCCTCAACATTCGGAAGCACTTCAAACAGCGGAACGGCCATGCGCCGCCAGTGAAGATCGATGAAGCCTCTTCGGGCAGCCAGTTTGACGGATGGCGCAGATGCGGCCTAATCGACCTCTCCGCAATACCTGGCTAA